In Agrobacterium sp. RAC06, a single window of DNA contains:
- the dctP gene encoding TRAP transporter substrate-binding protein DctP translates to MKLTLTRRFLMASAITFTALAASGPLATVVAQDKPVIRMSTPASETDQRSVALATVFGPAIGEFATYQPHYNASLVPQGSELEAIAAGDLEMSITSAQELANFLPEFSIFATGYVHRSAQHQVNVFNDPLMQPFKDKVESELGVKLLAVMYLGKRHVNLRFPRSEKNVMTPADLAGVNLRMPGSDAWQFLGRALGANPTPVAFTEIYTGLQTGSVDGQDNPLPTVVDAKFYEVTKQVSLTAHLVDLNYIALSKAVWDKLTPEQQATVQKAAEDAAQSGREGQLKKEDELVAFLKEQGLDVYEPDLNAFRTHVQAQYVGSDFAKAWPEGVLEKVNALAD, encoded by the coding sequence ATGAAACTCACACTGACCCGCCGCTTCCTGATGGCGTCCGCCATCACCTTCACGGCACTCGCCGCGAGCGGCCCGCTCGCAACCGTCGTCGCCCAGGACAAGCCGGTGATCCGCATGTCCACACCGGCCTCCGAGACCGATCAGCGATCCGTTGCGCTGGCAACCGTCTTCGGCCCGGCGATCGGCGAGTTCGCCACCTACCAGCCGCATTACAATGCCTCCCTCGTGCCGCAGGGCTCGGAACTCGAGGCCATTGCAGCCGGCGATCTGGAAATGTCGATCACCTCGGCCCAGGAACTGGCAAACTTCCTGCCGGAATTCTCGATCTTCGCCACCGGTTATGTTCATCGCAGCGCCCAGCATCAGGTCAACGTCTTCAACGACCCGCTGATGCAGCCGTTCAAGGACAAGGTCGAAAGCGAACTCGGCGTGAAGCTGCTTGCCGTCATGTATCTCGGCAAGCGCCATGTGAACCTGCGCTTCCCGCGTTCCGAAAAGAACGTCATGACTCCCGCCGACCTGGCCGGCGTCAACCTGCGCATGCCAGGCAGCGACGCCTGGCAGTTCCTCGGCCGCGCGCTCGGCGCAAACCCGACACCGGTGGCCTTCACCGAAATCTACACCGGCCTGCAGACTGGCTCGGTCGATGGTCAGGACAATCCGCTGCCGACGGTTGTCGATGCGAAGTTCTACGAAGTCACCAAGCAGGTGAGCCTGACCGCCCACCTCGTTGACCTGAACTACATCGCCCTTTCCAAGGCTGTTTGGGACAAGCTGACGCCGGAGCAGCAGGCAACGGTCCAGAAGGCCGCCGAAGACGCGGCGCAGTCGGGCCGGGAAGGCCAGCTGAAGAAGGAAGACGAACTCGTCGCCTTCCTCAAGGAACAGGGCCTCGATGTTTATGAGCCCGATCTGAACGCGTTCCGTACCCATGTCCAGGCACAGTATGTCGGCTCCGACTTCGCCAAGGCCTGGCCGGAAGGTGTTCTCGAAAAGGTCAATGCGCTCGCCGACTGA
- a CDS encoding TRAP transporter small permease, with amino-acid sequence MSSLIRLFRTSAEAVAAALMAAMFATFILQVLVRYTARLPWVAENMPFLQPTNFGWTLEFCLAIWVWLIFWGNSFVVRVEDHVTFDVLYVSVSPRVRRIFTIVTGLAVAIALLLSVAPTWDRLAILRLKKTATLGDLFGDWIRMRDVYMIYIVFLVAVAGRYLWQVWQALRESLSGSGDTGQTGSQA; translated from the coding sequence GTGTCTTCTCTAATCAGACTGTTTCGGACTTCGGCGGAGGCCGTGGCTGCCGCGCTGATGGCCGCCATGTTTGCGACCTTCATTCTGCAGGTCCTCGTTCGCTACACGGCGCGTCTGCCCTGGGTCGCCGAGAACATGCCCTTTCTCCAGCCGACCAACTTTGGCTGGACGCTGGAATTCTGTCTCGCCATCTGGGTCTGGCTGATTTTCTGGGGCAACAGTTTCGTCGTCAGGGTCGAGGATCACGTTACCTTCGACGTCCTCTATGTTTCCGTCTCCCCGCGTGTCCGGCGGATCTTCACCATCGTCACCGGCCTTGCGGTCGCCATCGCGCTTCTCTTGTCGGTAGCGCCCACCTGGGATCGCCTCGCCATTCTTCGCCTGAAAAAGACGGCCACTCTCGGTGATCTCTTCGGCGACTGGATCCGCATGCGGGATGTCTACATGATCTATATCGTCTTCCTCGTCGCCGTCGCCGGCCGCTATCTGTGGCAGGTCTGGCAGGCGTTGCGCGAGAGCCTCAGCGGCTCTGGTGATACCGGACAGACGGGAAGCCAGGCATGA
- the ppsA gene encoding phosphoenolpyruvate synthase — protein sequence MHHVTAHVVWFDDLKRSDVAKVGGKNSSLGEMIQELGLQGVDVPPGFATTSDAYWHFVDENQIRESIGKSIADWTAGKASLSETGAAIRQLFLRADWPAATAAAIVEAYRGLADRAGQPDVSVAVRSSATAEDLPDASFAGQQETFLNIVGETELLQACKRCFASLFTDRAISYRQTKGFDHMKVALSVGIQQMVRSDIGGSGVMFSIDTETGFDKVVLIDAAWGLGENVVQGAVDPDEYQVFKPLLDDPTLSPIISKKCGSKTIKMIYGSAEQPTRNVPTSKAERAAFVLSDAEILTLSRWATTIERHYGCAMDMEWARDGHSGRLYIVQARPETVQSNRETAVFSSYEIKSKGKTLLKGLSIGDAVVSGQVCLIENARDIGQFVDGSILVTSTTDPDWVPIMKRAAAIVTDHGGRTSHAAIVSRELGLPAIVGTGTATQVLHSGQEITVSCAEGDEASIYEGRADYEVQTLDMEDIPATKTKVMLNLANPGAAFRWWRLPADGVGLARMEFVISNAIRIHPMALVNFDSLTDQSAKAEIAELTAGYADKSAYFVDKLAEGLARIAAAFYPQPVIVRMSDFKTNEYAGLLGGAAFEPTEENPMIGFRGASRYYSPRYRDGFALECRAIRKLRNELGFKNVVVMIPFCRSVAEAEKVLGVMAENGLKRGESDLQVFVMCEIPSNVILAKQFAQHFDGFSIGSNDLTQLTLGVDRDSGELADLFDEQDDAVKWMIRSVIGEAKAAGAKIGICGQAPSDHPEFAKFLVECGIDSISVTPDSFIAVKQSVSEAENAGGTANTVPSG from the coding sequence ATGCATCATGTAACCGCTCATGTCGTCTGGTTTGATGACCTCAAACGCTCTGATGTCGCCAAGGTCGGGGGCAAGAATTCCTCGCTCGGAGAAATGATCCAGGAGCTGGGTCTCCAGGGCGTCGATGTTCCGCCGGGCTTTGCGACCACGTCTGATGCCTACTGGCATTTCGTCGACGAAAACCAGATCCGCGAATCGATCGGCAAATCGATCGCCGACTGGACAGCCGGCAAGGCAAGCCTATCCGAGACGGGGGCAGCCATCCGCCAGCTGTTCCTCAGGGCAGACTGGCCGGCCGCCACGGCCGCTGCCATCGTCGAGGCCTATCGCGGCCTGGCAGACAGAGCCGGTCAACCTGATGTCAGTGTCGCCGTCCGCTCCAGCGCCACGGCCGAAGACCTGCCGGATGCGAGCTTTGCCGGACAGCAGGAGACCTTCCTCAATATCGTCGGGGAGACGGAACTCCTGCAGGCCTGCAAGCGCTGCTTTGCCTCGCTGTTTACCGACCGGGCGATCTCCTATCGCCAGACGAAAGGCTTCGACCATATGAAGGTCGCGCTGTCTGTCGGGATCCAGCAAATGGTGCGTTCCGACATTGGCGGGTCCGGCGTCATGTTCTCGATCGACACGGAAACGGGATTCGACAAGGTCGTCCTGATCGATGCCGCCTGGGGGCTCGGTGAAAACGTCGTCCAGGGTGCCGTCGACCCGGACGAATATCAGGTCTTCAAACCGCTCCTGGACGATCCGACGCTCAGCCCGATCATTTCAAAGAAGTGCGGCAGCAAGACCATCAAGATGATCTATGGCTCTGCCGAGCAGCCGACGCGCAACGTGCCGACATCGAAAGCGGAGCGCGCCGCCTTCGTGCTTTCAGACGCCGAGATCCTGACACTTTCGCGCTGGGCCACGACCATCGAACGCCATTACGGCTGCGCCATGGATATGGAATGGGCCCGGGACGGGCATTCCGGGCGCCTCTACATCGTCCAGGCCCGACCGGAAACGGTCCAGTCGAACCGCGAAACCGCAGTGTTCAGCTCCTACGAGATCAAGAGCAAGGGCAAGACACTGCTTAAGGGCCTGTCGATCGGCGACGCCGTCGTCTCCGGCCAGGTCTGCCTGATCGAGAACGCCCGCGACATCGGACAATTCGTCGACGGTTCGATCCTGGTGACGTCCACGACCGACCCCGACTGGGTTCCGATCATGAAGCGGGCGGCTGCCATCGTGACAGATCATGGCGGCCGCACCTCGCATGCTGCCATTGTCAGCCGGGAACTGGGGCTGCCCGCCATTGTCGGGACAGGGACAGCAACCCAGGTCCTGCATTCCGGCCAGGAAATTACCGTGTCCTGCGCCGAAGGCGACGAGGCGTCGATCTATGAGGGCCGCGCCGACTACGAGGTCCAGACACTGGACATGGAGGATATTCCGGCGACAAAGACCAAGGTAATGCTGAACCTCGCCAATCCGGGTGCCGCATTCCGCTGGTGGCGACTGCCGGCGGACGGCGTTGGCCTGGCGCGCATGGAATTCGTCATCAGCAACGCCATTCGTATCCATCCCATGGCACTGGTGAATTTCGACAGCCTGACCGATCAGAGTGCCAAGGCCGAAATCGCCGAACTGACGGCGGGCTATGCCGACAAGTCCGCCTATTTCGTCGACAAGCTCGCCGAAGGGCTGGCGAGGATCGCAGCAGCCTTCTACCCGCAGCCTGTCATCGTCCGGATGAGCGATTTCAAGACCAATGAATATGCGGGGCTTCTTGGCGGTGCCGCGTTCGAGCCGACCGAGGAAAACCCGATGATCGGTTTTCGCGGCGCCTCGCGCTATTATTCGCCGCGATACCGGGACGGATTTGCTCTCGAATGCAGGGCAATTCGAAAGCTGCGCAACGAACTTGGCTTCAAGAATGTCGTGGTGATGATCCCATTCTGCCGTTCCGTTGCGGAGGCTGAAAAGGTACTTGGCGTGATGGCCGAAAACGGACTGAAGCGCGGGGAGAGCGACCTGCAGGTCTTCGTCATGTGCGAGATCCCCTCGAACGTCATCCTTGCCAAGCAGTTCGCCCAGCATTTCGATGGGTTCTCCATCGGATCAAACGACCTGACCCAGCTGACACTCGGGGTCGACCGCGATTCCGGCGAGCTGGCCGATCTCTTCGACGAGCAGGACGACGCGGTCAAATGGATGATCCGCAGCGTGATCGGCGAAGCCAAGGCTGCCGGAGCCAAGATCGGCATTTGCGGCCAGGCACCGAGCGACCATCCGGAATTTGCGAAGTTCCTCGTGGAGTGCGGCATCGACAGCATCTCGGTCACGCCGGACAGCTTTATCGCGGTCAAGCAGAGCGTTTCGGAAGCCGAGAATGCAGGGGGAACCGCCAACACTGTGCCATCGGGGTGA
- a CDS encoding GntR family transcriptional regulator, which translates to MSTTGESSLRQLAYNRIEELLNWGRLKPGQVISQRALVETTGLTLSAIREAIPRLEAEGLLQTLPQRGLMVPSLDVTFVREAYQMRRIIELSAIPDMIQRLDRAVIANWLDWHIQARERLGGDDITDLPAFLRELQVYDWQMHADMVDAMENSLIANVYRVTAIKIRMTAQTRVRVTRDNAKRVISEHLAFLNPLLEGSSELAAAALSRHIDQSLTIALGGTVAN; encoded by the coding sequence ATGTCGACGACAGGTGAAAGCTCCCTCAGGCAGCTCGCCTATAATCGAATTGAAGAACTTCTGAATTGGGGCCGGCTGAAGCCGGGCCAGGTCATCTCCCAGCGCGCGCTGGTCGAGACGACGGGTCTGACCTTGAGCGCCATCCGCGAAGCCATCCCGCGGCTCGAGGCCGAAGGCCTTTTGCAGACGCTGCCGCAACGCGGCCTGATGGTGCCGAGCCTCGACGTGACCTTCGTGCGGGAAGCGTATCAGATGCGTCGCATCATCGAACTCAGCGCCATTCCGGACATGATCCAGCGCCTCGACCGCGCCGTGATCGCGAACTGGCTCGACTGGCATATCCAGGCGCGCGAACGGCTCGGCGGCGACGACATCACCGACCTTCCCGCCTTCCTGCGCGAATTGCAGGTCTATGACTGGCAGATGCATGCCGACATGGTCGATGCCATGGAGAACAGCCTGATCGCCAATGTCTACCGTGTCACGGCGATCAAGATCCGGATGACGGCGCAAACCAGAGTGCGCGTGACCCGGGACAATGCCAAACGGGTTATCTCCGAGCATCTGGCCTTCCTCAACCCGCTGCTGGAGGGGTCTTCGGAGCTGGCTGCCGCAGCTCTGTCGCGTCACATCGACCAGTCGCTGACGATTGCACTCGGCGGCACGGTGGCGAACTGA
- a CDS encoding bifunctional sugar phosphate isomerase/epimerase/4-hydroxyphenylpyruvate dioxygenase family protein, giving the protein MKTSIATVSISGEFEEKLAAIARAGFDAVEIFENDFLAFDRSPAEVGQMVRDHGLAVSLFQPFRDFEGMPEPFRSRNFDRAERKFDLMAELGTDLMLICSNASPVALGGIDRAAEDFHALGERAARRGLRVGYEALAWGRHINDHRDAWEIVRRADHPSIGLILDSFHTLSRKIELNSIRSIPGDRIFIVQLADAPLIEMDLLYWSRHLRNMPGEGDLAVTAFMQAVAATGYNGYLSLEIFNDQFRGGSPDAISRDGRRSLVNLMDQVARAEPKIRIPVPAMPDRAKVSGIAFIEFAAGEDEERELEALFTLLGFVPTARHRSKAVTLYRQGDINLVINREETGFANASYLVHGANAYAFGLMVDDAAEAHRRALQLGAEDFRQSVGPGELQVPAIRGVGGGLVYFLDQKSELARIFDVEFMPLDETPESSVDIGLTRVDHIAQTTRYEEMLTWLLFYTSQLDARKTPMVDIIDPAGLVRSQVVETPDGRLRITLNGAENRNTLAGRFIAETFGSGIQHIAFESDDIFATAEALAAKGFRSLVISPNYYDDIEARFGLDPDLVERMKSANILYDQDEAGEYFQLYSPTYGEGFFFEIVERRGYRGYGAPNAIFRIAALKRHLRPKGMPK; this is encoded by the coding sequence ATGAAGACCTCGATTGCGACAGTCTCCATCAGCGGTGAGTTCGAGGAAAAGCTCGCCGCCATCGCGCGCGCCGGCTTCGATGCCGTCGAGATCTTCGAGAACGACTTCCTCGCCTTTGACCGTTCGCCGGCAGAGGTCGGACAGATGGTTCGTGATCACGGGCTTGCCGTGTCGCTTTTCCAGCCGTTTCGCGACTTCGAAGGCATGCCGGAACCCTTCCGGTCTCGCAATTTCGATCGCGCCGAGCGCAAATTCGATCTGATGGCCGAGCTCGGCACGGATCTGATGCTGATCTGCTCGAACGCCTCACCGGTCGCGCTGGGCGGGATCGATCGCGCCGCCGAGGATTTCCATGCGCTTGGCGAACGTGCCGCGCGCCGCGGCTTGCGGGTAGGTTACGAGGCGCTCGCCTGGGGTCGGCATATCAACGACCACCGCGACGCCTGGGAGATCGTGCGCCGCGCCGACCACCCCAGCATTGGCCTGATCCTCGACAGCTTCCACACCTTGTCTCGCAAGATCGAGCTGAATTCGATCCGGTCGATCCCAGGCGATCGCATCTTCATTGTCCAGCTCGCGGATGCGCCGCTGATCGAGATGGATCTCCTCTATTGGTCGCGCCATCTCCGCAACATGCCGGGCGAAGGTGACTTGGCCGTCACCGCCTTCATGCAGGCCGTCGCGGCCACCGGGTACAACGGCTATCTGTCGCTGGAAATCTTCAACGACCAGTTTCGTGGCGGCTCACCCGATGCGATCTCGCGGGACGGGCGTCGCTCGCTGGTCAACCTCATGGATCAGGTGGCCCGCGCTGAACCGAAGATCCGCATACCGGTGCCGGCCATGCCCGATCGCGCCAAAGTATCCGGCATCGCCTTTATCGAGTTCGCCGCCGGCGAGGACGAGGAGCGCGAACTCGAAGCCCTTTTCACGCTGCTCGGCTTCGTGCCCACCGCCCGGCATCGCTCCAAGGCCGTGACCCTCTATCGCCAGGGCGACATCAACCTCGTCATCAACAGGGAAGAGACGGGTTTCGCCAACGCCTCCTATCTCGTCCATGGGGCCAATGCCTATGCCTTCGGGCTCATGGTCGATGACGCGGCAGAGGCCCACAGGCGCGCGCTTCAGCTCGGTGCCGAGGATTTCCGCCAGTCCGTCGGTCCAGGCGAGCTGCAGGTCCCGGCGATCCGCGGCGTCGGGGGAGGGCTCGTCTACTTCCTCGACCAAAAGAGTGAACTCGCGCGGATATTCGACGTCGAGTTCATGCCTCTCGATGAAACGCCGGAGAGCAGCGTCGACATCGGCCTGACCCGGGTCGATCACATCGCCCAGACAACGCGCTATGAGGAAATGCTCACCTGGCTGCTCTTCTACACATCGCAGCTCGATGCCCGGAAGACGCCGATGGTCGACATCATCGATCCGGCCGGCCTCGTCAGAAGCCAGGTGGTCGAGACCCCTGACGGACGCCTGCGAATCACCCTGAACGGCGCTGAAAACCGCAACACGCTGGCCGGCCGCTTTATCGCCGAAACCTTCGGCTCGGGTATCCAGCACATCGCCTTCGAGAGCGACGATATCTTCGCCACGGCCGAGGCACTTGCCGCCAAGGGTTTCCGATCCCTCGTGATCTCGCCCAATTATTATGACGACATCGAAGCCCGCTTCGGTCTCGATCCCGATCTCGTCGAGCGGATGAAATCGGCGAACATCCTCTATGATCAGGATGAAGCGGGGGAGTATTTCCAGCTTTACTCGCCAACCTATGGCGAGGGTTTCTTCTTCGAAATCGTCGAGCGTCGGGGCTATCGTGGCTATGGAGCGCCGAATGCGATCTTCCGCATCGCTGCCCTCAAGCGCCATCTGCGTCCGAAGGGAATGCCGAAATGA
- a CDS encoding dihydrodipicolinate synthase family protein gives MTHNFHGIVPVMITPFTDNNGIDWDGYARLIEWYIDNGSHGLFAVCQSSEMLFLTLEERTALASFTVRQVKGRVPVVASGHISQSMDDQKAELRAMAETGVDAVVLVTNRLAAADEDATVFRSRMQDLLGAIPADMTLGLYECPAPYRRLLTDDEVRWCAESGRFAFLKDVSCDLDHIRRRLALVENTPLAINNANAAIAWPFLQAGGHGFSGVMNNFHPDLYRWLYDHGKADPELAAELDTFLVLSAMSESYGYPKLAKHFHRRIGTFSNVHSRAVPHDIAERHWAVETILDHIVTGADRFRSKIARA, from the coding sequence ATGACGCATAACTTCCACGGGATCGTCCCGGTGATGATCACGCCCTTTACCGACAACAACGGGATCGACTGGGACGGCTATGCCAGGCTGATCGAATGGTACATCGACAATGGCTCCCATGGCCTGTTCGCCGTGTGCCAGTCCTCGGAAATGCTGTTTCTGACGCTCGAGGAGCGCACCGCGCTCGCCTCATTCACGGTCCGCCAAGTCAAGGGCCGCGTCCCGGTCGTCGCTTCCGGGCATATCTCTCAGAGCATGGACGACCAGAAGGCAGAACTTCGGGCCATGGCTGAGACGGGCGTCGATGCCGTCGTGCTGGTGACAAACCGCCTGGCGGCTGCCGACGAAGATGCCACCGTCTTCCGCTCGCGCATGCAGGACCTGCTCGGCGCGATCCCGGCAGACATGACGCTCGGGCTCTACGAATGCCCCGCACCCTATCGCAGATTGCTGACCGATGATGAGGTCCGCTGGTGCGCCGAGAGCGGTCGCTTCGCCTTCCTGAAGGATGTCTCCTGCGATCTCGACCACATCCGCCGCCGGCTTGCTCTGGTCGAAAACACGCCGCTTGCAATCAACAATGCCAATGCAGCGATTGCCTGGCCTTTCCTTCAGGCCGGTGGCCACGGCTTTTCGGGTGTCATGAACAACTTCCACCCGGATCTCTATCGCTGGCTCTACGATCACGGCAAAGCCGATCCGGAACTTGCCGCCGAACTCGACACCTTCCTCGTCCTCTCGGCCATGTCGGAGAGCTACGGCTATCCGAAGCTCGCCAAGCATTTCCATCGCCGCATCGGCACGTTCTCGAATGTCCATAGCCGCGCCGTGCCGCATGACATAGCGGAACGCCACTGGGCCGTGGAGACCATTCTGGATCATATCGTGACGGGTGCGGACCGTTTCCGCTCGAAAATCGCGAGAGCCTGA
- a CDS encoding TRAP transporter large permease → MSIAFLLCIVILLGLAVMGTPIAYAILVASFAYLAASGQSIGISGKILLDGLYQSFILLAVPLFIIAANIMNAGSVSDRLLQFCVALVGRFRGGLGHVNILSSLVFSGMSGSAIADAAGIGKMIIDMMVKSGHYTRGYAAAITAASATIGPIIPPSIPMVLYALVSNTSIGFLFLGGIVPGLMMGAMLMAMNAWISHRRGFAKHEPVPLREFPALTINAGPALMMPAILLYGIYGGVTTPTEAAAVAAFYALILATIFYRSLSFKHFYEILVTSARSSAAVGLIIGGALILNYIVASENIPTVVANALVDLDVHPLVFLLAVNLLLLVLGCFLDASTIILVIIPLFIPTCRALGIDLVHFGVVAVVNCMIGLITPPYGILLFVINAVTRIPLAEIIREIWLFLAALMVALLLLILIPDITLMLPRALGYAG, encoded by the coding sequence ATGAGCATCGCCTTCCTCCTTTGCATCGTCATTTTGCTTGGCCTCGCCGTGATGGGTACGCCCATCGCCTATGCGATCCTCGTCGCCTCATTCGCCTATCTTGCAGCCAGCGGTCAGAGCATCGGCATCAGCGGCAAGATCCTGCTTGATGGCCTTTACCAGAGCTTCATTCTGCTGGCCGTGCCGCTGTTCATCATCGCGGCCAATATCATGAATGCCGGCTCGGTCTCCGATCGTCTGCTGCAGTTCTGCGTCGCCCTGGTCGGCCGCTTCCGCGGCGGCCTTGGCCATGTCAACATCCTCTCGTCCCTGGTCTTTTCCGGCATGTCCGGCTCTGCGATTGCCGATGCCGCCGGCATCGGCAAGATGATCATCGACATGATGGTGAAGTCCGGCCACTACACGCGCGGCTATGCCGCCGCGATCACGGCCGCTTCCGCCACCATCGGCCCGATCATCCCGCCGTCGATCCCGATGGTGCTCTATGCCCTCGTTTCCAACACCTCCATCGGCTTCCTCTTCCTCGGCGGTATCGTCCCCGGCCTGATGATGGGTGCCATGTTGATGGCCATGAATGCCTGGATTTCGCACAGGCGTGGCTTTGCCAAGCATGAGCCCGTGCCGCTGCGGGAATTCCCGGCCCTGACGATCAATGCCGGCCCTGCATTGATGATGCCGGCGATCCTGCTCTACGGCATCTATGGCGGCGTCACGACGCCGACCGAGGCGGCGGCTGTGGCGGCCTTCTATGCGCTGATCCTGGCGACGATCTTCTACAGGTCGCTCAGCTTCAAGCATTTCTACGAGATCCTGGTCACCAGCGCACGTTCCTCCGCTGCCGTCGGCCTGATCATTGGCGGCGCGCTGATCCTGAACTACATCGTCGCCTCGGAGAACATTCCGACCGTCGTCGCCAACGCCCTGGTCGACCTCGATGTGCACCCGCTGGTCTTCCTGCTCGCCGTCAACCTTCTGTTGCTCGTGCTCGGCTGCTTCCTCGATGCCTCGACGATCATCCTGGTCATCATTCCCTTGTTCATTCCGACATGCCGTGCGCTCGGCATCGACCTCGTGCATTTCGGTGTGGTGGCCGTGGTCAACTGCATGATCGGCCTGATCACGCCGCCCTATGGCATTCTGCTCTTCGTCATCAATGCCGTGACGCGCATACCGCTCGCTGAAATCATCCGAGAGATCTGGCTCTTCCTGGCGGCCCTGATGGTTGCCCTGCTGCTGCTGATCCTCATTCCTGACATCACCCTGATGCTGCCGCGTGCCCTCGGTTATGCCGGCTGA
- a CDS encoding shikimate dehydrogenase: protein MTQKRDILRAGLIGFGIQRSLTPAMHMREGEAQGVDYRYELIDLNERKLGPDDLDALVAEAEQRGFCGLNITYPCKQKILPLLTDLSEDARKLGAVNTVILRNGKRIGHNTDWWGFAQGLSRQLPDADLSSVIQIGAGGAGAATAYAVLEMGARSLAIFDIELEKASELASLMARHFPEASVSVASDIQAVIGGATGLVHATPIGMDKHPGLPVPAELLPPGLWVAEVVYFPLDTALLQAARQRGCRVANGGGMAVFQAVGAFSLFTGLQPEVGRMLRHFEVLTEGGVTRQPQTA, encoded by the coding sequence ATGACGCAAAAGCGCGATATCTTGCGCGCCGGACTGATCGGGTTCGGCATTCAGCGCTCGCTGACCCCTGCCATGCACATGCGCGAAGGCGAGGCCCAGGGCGTCGACTATCGCTACGAGCTCATCGACCTCAACGAGCGCAAGCTCGGCCCCGATGACCTCGACGCGCTTGTCGCCGAGGCTGAGCAACGCGGCTTCTGCGGCCTCAACATTACCTACCCCTGCAAGCAGAAGATCCTGCCCTTGCTGACCGACCTCTCCGAGGACGCGCGAAAGCTCGGCGCGGTCAATACGGTGATCTTGCGAAACGGAAAGCGCATCGGCCACAACACCGACTGGTGGGGATTTGCCCAAGGGCTTAGTCGCCAACTGCCTGACGCAGACTTGTCGTCTGTGATTCAGATCGGTGCCGGCGGCGCCGGCGCGGCGACGGCCTATGCCGTGCTCGAAATGGGCGCGCGGTCACTGGCGATCTTCGATATTGAACTAGAGAAGGCATCGGAACTCGCGTCCCTGATGGCCAGACATTTCCCGGAAGCATCGGTCAGCGTGGCCTCCGATATTCAGGCTGTCATTGGCGGCGCAACCGGGCTCGTCCATGCCACGCCGATCGGAATGGACAAGCATCCCGGCCTGCCGGTGCCCGCAGAACTGTTGCCCCCCGGCCTCTGGGTCGCCGAGGTGGTCTACTTCCCCTTGGACACGGCGCTACTGCAGGCCGCCCGCCAGCGCGGATGTCGTGTGGCCAACGGAGGCGGCATGGCCGTCTTCCAGGCCGTCGGCGCATTCTCGTTGTTCACGGGCCTCCAGCCGGAGGTCGGTCGCATGCTTCGCCATTTTGAAGTGCTGACGGAGGGTGGTGTCACGCGCCAGCCTCAGACGGCTTGA
- a CDS encoding TetR family transcriptional regulator: MAKTARETRRNDPERTREDILDVATEEFAEFGLSGARVDQIAEKTRTSKRMIYYYYGSKEGLYLAVLEKAYRKIRSLEADLQLSELEPDEALRRLISTTFDHDEHNPDFVRLVSIENIHHAMHMKRSSEIADLNISVIRTLQDIIDRGLKSGLFQRRVDAIDLHMLISAFCFFRVSNRYTFGTIFKRDLSEPDLYDRHKSMIADAVLGYLRSTDP, encoded by the coding sequence ATGGCGAAAACGGCGAGGGAAACGCGCAGGAACGACCCTGAGCGGACGCGGGAAGACATCCTGGATGTCGCAACGGAGGAGTTCGCCGAATTCGGCCTGTCGGGCGCGCGGGTGGATCAGATCGCCGAGAAGACGCGCACCTCCAAGCGGATGATCTACTACTACTACGGCAGCAAGGAAGGGCTTTACCTCGCGGTGCTGGAAAAGGCCTATCGCAAGATCCGATCGCTCGAAGCGGATCTGCAGCTGTCGGAACTGGAGCCCGACGAAGCTCTGCGCCGGCTGATCAGCACGACCTTCGACCATGACGAACACAATCCCGATTTCGTGCGGCTCGTCAGTATCGAGAACATTCATCACGCGATGCACATGAAGCGATCGAGTGAAATCGCTGATCTCAACATCTCCGTCATTCGCACGCTGCAGGACATCATCGACCGTGGCCTGAAGAGCGGCCTGTTCCAGCGAAGGGTCGACGCGATCGATCTGCACATGCTGATCAGCGCCTTCTGCTTCTTTCGCGTCTCGAACCGCTACACCTTCGGCACGATCTTCAAGCGTGACCTTTCCGAACCTGACCTCTACGACCGTCACAAGTCGATGATCGCCGACGCCGTGCTCGGATATCTGCGCAGCACCGACCCTTAA